From the genome of Miscanthus floridulus cultivar M001 chromosome 10, ASM1932011v1, whole genome shotgun sequence, one region includes:
- the LOC136486625 gene encoding glycine-rich protein 5-like isoform X1, whose protein sequence is MGAKKQGGGGGGDQKGLLWRLPKVTSKELGKIGPALGIGIGCGAGAGVGFFGGAGLGYGFPGLTLGFGVGAGCGVGIGFGYGLGKGIAYDENKRYSNVGKMFQEAPHLPTDTVVGLFDELVINTKKFVTATSKGIEKWR, encoded by the exons ATGGGGGCGAAGAAGcagggaggaggcggcggaggagaccAGAAGGGCCTCCTGTGGAGGCTGCCGAAGGTCACCTCTAAGGAGCTCGGCAAGATAGGCCCCGCCCTCGGAATCGGCATCGGCTGCGGCGCCGGCGCAGGCGTCGGATTCTTCGGCG GTGCAGGATTAGGCTATGGATTTCCTGGACTCACATTAGGCTTTGGAGTTGGAGCTGGATGTGGTGTAGGAATTGGCTTTGGTTATGGGTTGGGCAAAGGAATTGCATATGATGAAAACAAAAGATACTCCAATGTTGGCAAAATGTTCCAGGAAGCTCCACATCTGCCTAC GGACACTGTTGTTGGTTTATTTGACGAGCTGGTTATAAACACCAAGAAGTTTGTGACAGCAACATCAAAAGGAATTGAAAAATGGCGTTGA
- the LOC136484720 gene encoding glucuronoxylan 4-O-methyltransferase 3-like — translation MTSPMHARKAKLKTHLISAKAKLKHNVTTRRVVLLVAAATSAFLLVFTLRTLHSAALRGARAGAAGATAAPAAASTPPAAVADAHHADDQQEQQQHHQQQQECASKVPASVAEALVHYATSNETPRQTEAEAGAASRVLARRAPCGLLVFGLGPDSALWAALNHGGRTLFLEADADRIASARAAHPAGIDLQAHTVAFQQEAMTMTTPSDGDLLLVALRNSSDCAAAASPAKPLAPDHLEQSPCALAPRRLPAAFYEAEWDVIVVNAPVPGAIYTAGVAARARRPGTGETDVLVHGVDGTVEESLARAFLCEGYLKEEVGRLRHFSIPSHRDKDAMPFCP, via the coding sequence ATGACGAGCCCCATGCACGCGCGGAAGGCCAAGCTCAAGACCCACCTCATCTCCGCCAAGGCGAAGCTCAAGCACAACGTCACAACGCGCCGCGTCGTCCTCCTCGttgccgccgccacctccgctTTCCTCCTCGTCTTCACCCTCCGCACCCTCCACTCCGCCGCGTTGCGCGGCGCCAGAGCAGGCGCCGCTGgcgccaccgctgctcctgccgCCGCGTCCACGCCACCCGCGGCCGTCGCCGACGCCCACCACGCTGATGAccagcaggagcagcagcagcaccaccaacaacaacaagaGTGCGCCAGCAAGGTGCCGGCGTCCGTCGCGGAGGCGCTGGTCCACTACGCGACGTCGAATGAGACGCCGCGGCAGACGGAGGCCGAGGCCGGGGCCGCCTCGCGCGTGCTGGCGCGGCGCGCGCCGTGCGGCCTCCTGGTGTTCGGGCTGGGACCCGACAGCGCGCTCTGGGCGGCGCTCAACCACGGCGGCCGCACGCTCTTCCTCGAGGCCGACGCCGACCGCATCGCCTCCGCCCGCGCCGCGCACCCGGCCGGCATCGACCTCCAGGCGCACACCGTCGCGTTCCAGCAAGAGGCCATGACGATGACGACGCCGTCCGACGGAGACCTCCTCCTGGTGGCCCTCCGCAACTCCTCcgactgcgccgccgccgcctccccggCGAAACCTCTCGCCCCGGACCACCTGGAGCAGTCGCCGTGCGCGCTGGCGCCGCGCCGGCTGCCGGCAGCGTTCTACGAGGCGGAGTGGGACGTGATCGTGGTGAACGCGCCGGTGCCGGGCGCGATATACACCGCCGGGGTGGCGGCGAGGGCGCGGCGCCCGGGGACGGGGGAGACGGACGTGCTGGTCCACGGCGTGGATGGCACGGTCGAGGAGAGCCTCGCCAGGGCGTTCCTGTGCGAGGGGTACCTCAAGGAGGAAGTTGGCAGGCTCCGGCACTTCTCCATTCCGAGCCACAGGGACAAGGACGCCATGCCATTTTGCCCTTGA
- the LOC136486623 gene encoding chlorophyll a-b binding protein CP26, chloroplastic-like — protein MAALAPSKILGTQLNFTGSSRYATATPTAGAQKIISLFSKKPAQKPKPVPVSSSSPDISDELAKWYGPDRRIFLPDGLLDRSEVPEYLTGEVPGDYGYDPFGLGKKPENFAKYQAYELIHARWAMLGAAGAVIPEACNKFGANCGPEAVWFKTGALLLDGNTLNYFGNSIPINLVVAVIAEVVLVGGAEYYRIINGLDLDDKLHPGGPFDPLGLASDPDQAAILKVKEIKNGRLAMFSMLAFFIQAYVTGEGPVENLAKHLSDPFGNNLLTVISGAAERTPSL, from the exons ATGGCGGCGCTCGCTCCATCAAAGATTCTGGGCACCCAGCTCAACTTCACCGGCTCCTCCCGCTACGCCACCGCAACGCCCACCGCGGGGGCTCAGAAGATTATCTCCCTCTTCAGCAAGAAGCCTGCCCAGAAGCCGAAGCCCGTTCCGGTCTCGTCCTCTTCTCCAGACATCAGCGACGAGCTCGCCAAGTGGTATG GTCCTGACAGGAGGATCTTCTTGCCGGATGGGCTCTTGGACCGCTCGGAGGTGCCGGAGTACCTCACCGGAGAGGTCCCTGGAGA CTATGGCTACGACCCTTTTGGCCTGGGCAAGAAACCAGAGAACTTCGCCAA GTACCAGGCCTACGAGCTGATCCATGCCAGATGGGCCATGCTCGGTGCCGCTGGCGCTGTCATCCCAGAGGCCTGCAACAAGTTCGGCGCTAACTGCGGCCCTGAGGCCGTCTGGTTCAAG ACCGGCGCCCTGCTCCTGGACGGCAACACCCTCAACTACTTCGGCAACAGCATCCCCATCAACCTGGTGGTGGCCGTGATCGCGGAGGTCGTCCTCGTCGGCGGCGCCGAGTACTACCGGATCATCAACGGACTGGACCTTGACGACAAGCTGCACCCCGGTGGGCCCTTCGACCCCCTGGGCTTGGCCAGCGACCCCGACCAGGCCGCGATCCTCAAGGtgaaggagatcaagaacggccGGCTCGCCATGTTCTCCATGTTGGCCTTCTTCATCCAGGCCTACGTCACCGGCGAAGGCCCTGTCGAGAACCTCGCCAAGCACCTCAGCGACCCCTTCGGCAACAACCTGCTCACCGTCATCTCTGGCGCCGCCGAGAGGACGCCCAGCCTGTGA
- the LOC136486625 gene encoding glycine-rich cell wall structural protein 1-like isoform X2: MGAKKQGGGGGGDQKGLLWRLPKVTSKELGKIGPALGIGIGCGAGAGVGFFGGLGYGFPGLTLGFGVGAGCGVGIGFGYGLGKGIAYDENKRYSNVGKMFQEAPHLPTDTVVGLFDELVINTKKFVTATSKGIEKWR, from the exons ATGGGGGCGAAGAAGcagggaggaggcggcggaggagaccAGAAGGGCCTCCTGTGGAGGCTGCCGAAGGTCACCTCTAAGGAGCTCGGCAAGATAGGCCCCGCCCTCGGAATCGGCATCGGCTGCGGCGCCGGCGCAGGCGTCGGATTCTTCGGCG GATTAGGCTATGGATTTCCTGGACTCACATTAGGCTTTGGAGTTGGAGCTGGATGTGGTGTAGGAATTGGCTTTGGTTATGGGTTGGGCAAAGGAATTGCATATGATGAAAACAAAAGATACTCCAATGTTGGCAAAATGTTCCAGGAAGCTCCACATCTGCCTAC GGACACTGTTGTTGGTTTATTTGACGAGCTGGTTATAAACACCAAGAAGTTTGTGACAGCAACATCAAAAGGAATTGAAAAATGGCGTTGA
- the LOC136486624 gene encoding uncharacterized protein, which translates to MAPLFDDYECMSEEYLNDNTPLSQSAPTNNERTGPSLHPTSTAPTTPLFDDNDDYEGGIFEEDEEEDEGYLFVGQDDDDVQDNDLEEDMASVPKVPDRYEMVYSNMPTDTHMLKPVANCKHYDAKRFEHEPPGFCCRGGKIELNELNVPDELMRLWSSNDADARHFRNNIRFFNGHFSFTSLYCRIDSATTSMKNSGIYTFRAHGQIYHNIRSFGREDGKEPIHLELYFYDDDPSLQHRYR; encoded by the exons ATGGCACCACTGTTTGATGATTATGAATGCATGTCTGAGGAATACCTAAATGATAACACACCCTTGTCTCAATCAGCACCGACCAACAACG AAAGGACAGGACCTAGCCTTCATCCTACATCAACCGCACCGACGACGCCACTATTTGATGACAATG ATGATTATGAGGGAGGTATATTtgaagaggacgaggaagaggatgagggatACTTGTTTGTTGGGCAAG ATGATGACGATGTCCAAGACAATGACCTTGAGGAAGACATGGCTTCTGTCCCTAAAGTACCTGACCGATACGAAATGGTGTATAGTAACATGCCTACAGATACCCATATGCTAAAACCTGTCGCAAATTGCAAGCACTACGATGCGAAAAGGTTTGAGCATGAACCACCTGGGTTCTGTTGTCGCGGCGGAAAGATCGAGCTCAATGAACTCAACGTACCTGATGAGCTTATGAGGCTTTGGTCAAGTAACGATGCAGATGCTAGGCACTTTCGTAACAACATTAGGTTTTTCAATGGTCATTTCTCTTTCACTTCTCTATATTGTCGCATCGATAGCGCTACTACAAGCATGAAAAACAGCGGCATATACACGTTTCGTGCACATGGCCAGATCTATCACAATATAAGGTCATTTGGCAGAGAAGATGGTAAGGAGCCAATACATCTTGAGCTTTATTTCTACGACGACGATCCAAGCCTTCAGCATCGCTATCGATGA
- the LOC136488701 gene encoding uncharacterized protein, translating to MSEDYKCNNQSTFMVEQMVLIDIRKLLQSMPLADIDDTYDASCDIPREIFEETSIEANEDDVALSDTLNEEQRAAYDEIMSLVDIKHGGLIFVDGPGGTGKTYLYRALLATIRSQKKIDVATATSSVAASIMSGGRTAHSRFKIPLTIDNGAFCTFMKQSGTAKLLRASSLIIWDEASMTKRQSVEALDNSLHDIMDQPELPFGGKTMVFSGDFR from the coding sequence ATGTCGGAGGACTACAAATGTAATAATCAATCCACCTTCAtggtggagcagatggtcctcatAGATATTCGAAAATTGCTACAATCAATGCCACTTGCTGATATCGACGACACATATGATGCCTCGTGTGATATTCCTAGAGAGATTTTTGAGGAGACTAGCATTGAGGCTAACGAGGATGATGTGGCTCTATCAGACACCCTTAATGAGGAGCAGCGGGCTGCATACGATGAGATTATGTCCTTGGTTGATATCAAACACGGGGGTCTCATCTTTGTAGATGGTCCTGGCGGGACCGGAAAGACTTATCTATATAGAGCACTTCTCGCTACTATACGTAGTCAGAAAAAGATTGATGTGGCAACAGCTACATCTAGTGTCGCAGCCTCAATAATGTctggtggtagaaccgcccactcGCGCTTCAAGATTCCCCTCACCATTGATAATGGGGCTTTTTGCACCTTCATGAAACAAAGTGGTACTGCCAAGCTGCTTCGAGCATCATCTCTCATTATTTGGGACGAGGCTAGCATGACAAAGAGGCAGTCTGTCGAGGCGCTGGACAACAGTCTCCATGATATAATGGACCAACCAGAGCTGCCGTTCGGAGGGAAGACTATGGTGTTCAGTGGAGATTTCAGATAG